The Bosea vestrisii genome segment GGGTCTTTTTGGGGTACGCGCTGGCGGTGGTGGTGGCCGTGCCCCTGGGTTTCAGCATTGGCCTGATGCCATGGCTCTACCAGGCTTTGAACCCGTTCATTCAGGTGCTCAAGCCAATCTCGCCTTTGGCTTGGATGCCGTTGGCGCTTTACGCACTCAAGGACAGCGCGACGGCGGCCATCTTCATCATTTTCATTTGCTCCCTCTGGCCGCTTTTGATCAACACGGCCGCCGGGGCCGCCGGCGTGCGGCAGGATTGGCTGAACGTGGCGAAAGTACTCGGCCTCAAGACCTCGACCAAAGTGTTGAGGATCGTCTTTCCAGCCGCGGTTCCGATGATCCTAACCGGGATGCGCATTTCAATCGGCATCGCATGGTTCGTCATCGTGGCGGCCGAGATGGTCGTGGGTCAGAACGGCATCGGGTACTTCATTTGGAACGAGTGGAACAACCTCCAGCTCTCCAGCATGATCGTCGCCATTGGGCTCATCGGCATCATCGGCTTCGTTCTCGATCAGGCCCTCGCGTGGGTCGGTCAAAAACTCAGTTTCAAGGAGTGACCGGTGGAGACGTTCCTGTCGCTGAACAAGGTGTCGATGACTTTCGGCGAGCGCACGAAATTCCATGCGCTGGACGCCATCTCGTTATCAGTGGAGCGTGGCGAGTTCGTCAGCCTGATTGGGCATTCCGGCTGCGGGAAGAGTACATTGCTCAACCTGATCGCCGGCCTCTATCGGCCTTCGGCCGGTTTGATCAGCTGCGAAGGACAGCAAATACTCGGCCCAGGCCCCGATCGTGGCGTCGTGTTCCAGAACCATTCCCTGCTTCCATGGATGACCTGTCACGACAACATCCTCTTGGGAGTGACGCAGGTCTTCGCCGCCCGACTGGACAAGAGTGCAATGCGGCGGAAGGTCGACCAGGCGCTGGATCTCGTCCATCTCGGTCACGCGGCAAACAAATACCCGCACGAAATTTCGGGGGTATGAAGCAGCGTGTCGGCATCGCTCGGGCCCTCGCGATCGAACCCCGCGTGCTGCTACTGGATGAGCCCTTCGGAGCGCTGGATGCGCTTACGCGGGCAAGTCTACAAGACGAACTCATAAAGATCGTGGAGCAGACGCAATCCACGGTGGTCATGGTCACTCACGACGTCGATGAGGCAATCTTCCTTAGCGACCGAGTGGTCATGATGACGAACGGCCCCGCAGCGAAGATCGGCGAGGTGCTCCATGTCGATATTCCGCGGCCCCGTGATCGCCTGGAGATGACCACGACGCCGGCCTATGCCGAATGCCGCCGACGGCTGCTGGAGTTTCTATATCTCAAGCAGGCGGTCGTCCGGCATTGATGCCCCGACCTCACAGATCTCCGCGAATTGCCAAACCGAAGGCATCGATCCGACCGACGCCGATACTTATATTACGTTGATGGTGACGGAGTGGGCAGCATATCGTACCCCATCGGGGGGCTGGCTGCGGCCGTCGTTCGCCGTAGCTCGTACGACCAGTCCGAGAGGTCCTGGCTCCGCCACAACGAGCGTCTCCTCGAAACGTCGCCAGGCGGCGCCCCGATCCGGTTCAAGTTTGGCGGGACGCCAGTTGGCACCGCCATCGACGCTGACCTCGACGCGAGACACGCCCGACTTCGCCCACGCCCACCCGGCAACGTCGAGACCATCGTCGCGATGATGGGACGATCCCGGGGCCGGTGAGGTGAAGAGCGAGCCGACGGGGATCTCCCATACTGGCTTCCGCGCCTCGGCGGGGGACTTCGCATCATTGTAATAGGTGGTCGTGAAAAGCGCATCGAGCGGCTTGTCCCGAAACTCGATCCTGTCAAGCCACTTCACCGTGTTGGTACCGTAGTAGCCGGGAACGACGAGGCGTGCAGGAAAGCCGTGCTCCATGGGCAAGGGGCTACCGTTCAGCTCGTACGCAATCAAGGCGCCGGACTCCAGAAGCCGATCGATTGTGAGGTCCTTGCCGTATCCATCGCACGGGGTCCCTTCGAATTCCCCGTGATCCATACCGAACGACCACATATGGGTCGCCCTGGGATCCAGTTCCGTCAGGTCGATCAGGGATTTGAGAGCGACTCCGGCCCATTCCACACAAGCCACCCGACGCGTGGGAACGGTCGGCTGGAGCGGATTTCCGGCGCACTGATGGACGGTCTGGACCGCCACGCGCGGCAAGCTTCGAAGTTCGGTCAGCGGGATCGAGAGTGGGCGCGAAACCATTCCTCCGATGCCCAGCGACCACGTCGACACTTCGACAGCGGGTGTTCCCATGTGGATCAGGACAAAGAGGTCGCTGGTCGCGGTGAGGCGCTCATCCATCTGATGAGGTTCCAAGGGAAGACGGCGATAGATCCCGCTCGGGCCCATTTTGGGCCGAGGATTGTGAGGTGCGATCGGCGTGCTCATGCGCGTGTCCCTTGAGCGATCGAGTGCCCGGTTTGATGGACCGTGCCGGCCGAAACGGGCCCACGGTGTTCGTGCAAGCCGATATGTCCGCCGACCTCCTCGCCAAGGGCGGCGTCCTCATCCCGACCAGCACCTCGGTGCAAGGTGCGGAAGTTCTCCAACGCGCGTGGCTCCGGTGTCGGCGCTCACCCTTTTGTGTTCAGGCGCCTTCCTCTTGAAAGGCGATCTTCCTGAAGTCTAGATCGTTCTGATCAGGCTGCCGCGCAGGCGCGGCGCTGCAGGCCGTCTCGTCATTGACAAAGCGCACGGGTCGCTGCCGGGTCCGTCGCACGGTGAGCTCGAACACATCGAAGCGGTTGTAGTATCCCACCACGTCGTGAAACTGCTTGGGCTCGATGCACCGGCCGATGTCGATTTCCGCGTAAGCGATACCCTCCTCGTCCTGCAGGGTGTCGCTAATCAGCTCGCCGGTAGGATCGATGATGAACGACGCACCGCGAGGCGTGGCGTCGAGCACTTCCGCGGTCTTCGGATCTCTATCGACGAGTTGGTCGCGCATCGATTTGTCCATGAAACCAGCAGTGGCGATGCCGAAGGCTTTGGCCTCGAACGAATGGGCGCTGGCGCGGATGCGGTTGGCCGCGACATTGTTGAAATTACCGCCGTTCGCCGGCGGCCTTGTGGGCCAGATCGGCGGCCAGCTCGACACGTGAACCTGCTCGCCCTGCGCCATGAGGGTGTACCGGGCCAGCGGATTTGTGTTCTCGCCACAGATAAGCCCGCCCAGTCGACCGATGCGCGTATCGGCAACGCGCAGCCCGTCACCATCGCCGGCGGCCCAGACCAGCTTTTCATAGAAGGTCGGAACGAGCTTTCGATGGTGGACCAGGACCGCGCCATCGTCGCCGATGATCAGATTGGAGTTCCACATGCAGCCGACGCTGGCGGGCGAGCGCTCGCTTATGCCGATCGAGACGAAGACGCCCAGTCGTCGCGCCTCGCGTCGTATCTCGGAGACCTCCGGCCCGTCGATCAGAACCGACTCCTGCGACATCCGGATAAAAAAATCATGGTTCTCGATCGGGGCCCAGATCGCCGACCAGACCGGGAATGCCGGAATATAGGTTTCCGGAAAGGCTATGAACTCCGCCCCTGCCCGCGATGCCTCCTGGATGAGCGCTATCGCCTTGCGGGTCGTCGCAGCCTTGTCGAGGAAGACGGGTGCAGCGTGGATTGCCGCAGCCTTGAAGCGTGGGAGCTGTCCCATGATGCACTCGCTGTCATGTTGCGGTCCAACGACCGACGGTCGCCGTGGCTTCGCGGGAAGCGTGGAGCGGCAGCGGTGCCTTCGCAATTCGCCGTCCGGTCGATCGCTCACCCACGCTCGATGACTGCGAATATCATCGAGGACGGTGGGCGTTGAGCGCCTATCGTTGCAAGCTCCGTTGCAACCGCGCAGGCGGCCCACATGAGCGCTCGCCCGCAGCTCTCGGCGTCTGCCGGGCACGCCGCGATGCCGATTTGCTCGTCGCGCTCGCCTGCGGGGGGTGGCTTCTCGGCAGCACCCGGTCGGCCGCGCTTCGTTCAAGCGTCGCAAAATCAACCTAGCCCGAATTCCAGATGAGGCTGAGGGTCAGGCTGGTCAAGAACGCGATCGAGGTTCGAGGAGCGGATCGGCGGTTATTCGATCGCGCGTCTCGACGTCTCCGCCGCCACTACATCGCCGACCTGTCGCTGGGCCCCGGCGAAGTGGTTCGACCGTCTGAGCGACGAGGTCCCCCGCTAGATACTCGTCGGATCAATCGCGATAGGCCGGCTCCTCGACATCGAGCTGGCGGCGGATCGAGGCGAGATGAAGCCGCGCAGACTCCGGATCACCCTCGCGCATCTGGCGGGCTGCGGCCTCAGCGATCTCTCGCTTCACCGGCAGCACCGTGCGTCCGGTCGCGAGCGCGATTGCCTGCACCTGGCAGGCGCGCTCGAGATAATAGAGGTCGTCCCAGGCCTCTGCGACGTTCGGCGCCAGCACCATGACGCCGTGGCTCTTCATGAAGACGATGTCGGCATCGCCGATCGCCGCGGCGATGCGATCGCCCTCGCTTTCGTCGAGAGCAAGGCCGTTATAGTCGCGGTCGAATGCCGTGCGGCCGTAGAACTTCAGCGCCGTCTGCCCGGCGAAGATCAGGGGCTCGCCCTCGGTCATCGAGAGCGCCGTCGCATAGGGCATGTGGGTGTGGAATGCGACCTTGGCGCGCGGCAGGTTCTTGTGGACGCGGGCGTGGATGTAGAAGGCAGTCGCCTCGGGCTGGCCCTTGCCGGAGACGACATTGCCGTGGAAGTCGCAGATCAACAGGCTCGACGCCGTCAGCTCGCGGAATGCCCAGCCGTAGGGGTTGACGATAAAGAGATCGTCATAGCCTGGGACCAGCGCCGAAAAGTGGTTGCAGATGCCCTCCTCGAAGCCGTAGCGCGCCGCCATGCGGAAAGTTGCGGCAAGGTCGCGGCGGGCTTCCCAGACGATGCCTGCATTGAGGTTCGGCTGGTTCGGACCGGGGACATGGGCCGGATTTCCAGCAACTGCCTTTATGGAGTGGGCCATCGCAATCTCCATCCGAAGCGTGAACGCAGTGAAGCAAGCCTCAGGCCGTTGGCAAGCGCCGACGAACGATCCCTGCATGGAAGTGCATGCCGGGAATTAGGCCGGCATCGTCGAAGTCATAGCGCGGGTTGTGCAGCGGCGCGCTGTCGCCATTGCCGAGGAAAGCGAAGCAGCCGGGCACGTGGTCGAGAAAACGGGCGAAGTCCTCCGACCCGGTGAAGGGGGCCGAGACGACGGAGACCTTATCCGGCCCGAGCGTCTCACGCGCGACGGCCAAGGCCTCGTCGGTCAGCGCCGCGTCGTTCACGAGCGGCACGAATTCGCGCGTATAAGTGACGGCATGCTGCAAATTATAGGCGCGGGCGATCCCCTCGGCGATGGTCCGCATCTGTCGCTCAATCTCGGCGCTGACCTCGGGCGCGAAGCTGCGGGCGTCTCCAAGGATCCTGGCCTGGCCGGGCAAAGCGTTGCGCGTGCCGTCGGTGATCAGTTCCGTCACCGAGACGACCGCAATGTCGGACGGGCTTAGGCGCCTAGAGACGATGGTCTGCAGGCTCGTGACCAGCGCACAGGCGGCGACGAGGGTTTCGTTGCCCGAATGCGGGCGGGCGGCGTGTCCCCCGATGCCCGTCAACACGATCTCAAAATTGTCTTCCGCCGACATGATTGCCCCGGGCCTGGTCTGGAAACGGCCGATGGCGAGCCCCGGCGCGTTGTGCAGCCCGTAGATCTCCTCGAACGGAAACCGCTCCATCAAGCCGTCGTCGAGCATGGCGAGCGCGCCACGCCCCCATTCCTCCGCGGGCTGGAAGATGAAGCGTACCGTGCCGTCGAAGCCGGCATCCGCGGCCAGCAGTTTCGCCGCCCCGAGTAGCATGGCCGTATGGCCGTCATGGCCGCAGGCGTGCATCACGCCGGGATTCCGGGATCGATAGGATGCCTCGCCTTGTTCCGGGATACGCAGTGCATCCATGTCGGCCCGGAGCGCGATCGCACGATTGCCGTTGCCGCGTTTCAGCGTGCCCACGATGCCGGTGCCGCCGACACCTTCTACCACCTCGTCGAGGCCAAACTCGCGCAGCTTGGCCGCGACGAAGGCGCTGGTGCGCGTCTCCTCGAAGCCGAACTCGGGATGGGCGTGAAGATCGCGCCGCCAAGCGGTTATCTCCGCCACCAGCGCGTCATGGTCCAGCGTAGTCATGGCGGATCTCCATCCTGCGTTCCAACGTCATAGGCTGTGGCTCGCGAGGGACGCCGGCAGAACGCGTCATGCCAGTCGGCGAGCCGCGGCGCCCGCCGGGGATAGCCGGCATACCACTGGATTCGAGCCAGCTGACCGAACTGGCGAACGGCGTCCGCGTCTCCAGATGGGCCGGAT includes the following:
- a CDS encoding molybdopterin-dependent oxidoreductase yields the protein MSTPIAPHNPRPKMGPSGIYRRLPLEPHQMDERLTATSDLFVLIHMGTPAVEVSTWSLGIGGMVSRPLSIPLTELRSLPRVAVQTVHQCAGNPLQPTVPTRRVACVEWAGVALKSLIDLTELDPRATHMWSFGMDHGEFEGTPCDGYGKDLTIDRLLESGALIAYELNGSPLPMEHGFPARLVVPGYYGTNTVKWLDRIEFRDKPLDALFTTTYYNDAKSPAEARKPVWEIPVGSLFTSPAPGSSHHRDDGLDVAGWAWAKSGVSRVEVSVDGGANWRPAKLEPDRGAAWRRFEETLVVAEPGPLGLVVRATANDGRSQPPDGVRYAAHSVTINVI
- a CDS encoding ABC transporter permease → MNRPWVASLAIFVAFVFIWHALTSIGGGEIVVDPEYAKLMGQTVGTTTGSSIPGPMEVARRAMELGSRAFDSSNPNNLGIFWHLYYSLGRVFLGYALAVVVAVPLGFSIGLMPWLYQALNPFIQVLKPISPLAWMPLALYALKDSATAAIFIIFICSLWPLLINTAAGAAGVRQDWLNVAKVLGLKTSTKVLRIVFPAAVPMILTGMRISIGIAWFVIVAAEMVVGQNGIGYFIWNEWNNLQLSSMIVAIGLIGIIGFVLDQALAWVGQKLSFKE
- a CDS encoding carbon-nitrogen hydrolase family protein, with the protein product MGQLPRFKAAAIHAAPVFLDKAATTRKAIALIQEASRAGAEFIAFPETYIPAFPVWSAIWAPIENHDFFIRMSQESVLIDGPEVSEIRREARRLGVFVSIGISERSPASVGCMWNSNLIIGDDGAVLVHHRKLVPTFYEKLVWAAGDGDGLRVADTRIGRLGGLICGENTNPLARYTLMAQGEQVHVSSWPPIWPTRPPANGGNFNNVAANRIRASAHSFEAKAFGIATAGFMDKSMRDQLVDRDPKTAEVLDATPRGASFIIDPTGELISDTLQDEEGIAYAEIDIGRCIEPKQFHDVVGYYNRFDVFELTVRRTRQRPVRFVNDETACSAAPARQPDQNDLDFRKIAFQEEGA
- a CDS encoding aldolase, translating into MAHSIKAVAGNPAHVPGPNQPNLNAGIVWEARRDLAATFRMAARYGFEEGICNHFSALVPGYDDLFIVNPYGWAFRELTASSLLICDFHGNVVSGKGQPEATAFYIHARVHKNLPRAKVAFHTHMPYATALSMTEGEPLIFAGQTALKFYGRTAFDRDYNGLALDESEGDRIAAAIGDADIVFMKSHGVMVLAPNVAEAWDDLYYLERACQVQAIALATGRTVLPVKREIAEAAARQMREGDPESARLHLASIRRQLDVEEPAYRD
- a CDS encoding amidohydrolase, yielding MTTLDHDALVAEITAWRRDLHAHPEFGFEETRTSAFVAAKLREFGLDEVVEGVGGTGIVGTLKRGNGNRAIALRADMDALRIPEQGEASYRSRNPGVMHACGHDGHTAMLLGAAKLLAADAGFDGTVRFIFQPAEEWGRGALAMLDDGLMERFPFEEIYGLHNAPGLAIGRFQTRPGAIMSAEDNFEIVLTGIGGHAARPHSGNETLVAACALVTSLQTIVSRRLSPSDIAVVSVTELITDGTRNALPGQARILGDARSFAPEVSAEIERQMRTIAEGIARAYNLQHAVTYTREFVPLVNDAALTDEALAVARETLGPDKVSVVSAPFTGSEDFARFLDHVPGCFAFLGNGDSAPLHNPRYDFDDAGLIPGMHFHAGIVRRRLPTA